In one Fodinicola acaciae genomic region, the following are encoded:
- a CDS encoding HhH-GPD-type base excision DNA repair protein, with product MSPKRAAAQLRLALQPEADALLSKDPLALLIGMLLDQQVPMEKAFVGPYVLTQRMGKVTARGIVEAGEDRLVELFVEKPAIHRFPAAMARRVVALAEQLVADYDGEAANVWKGVDTGAELLARVRKLPGFGDAKARIFVALLGKQLGVQPKGWREAAGDYGVEGAMKSVADIVDDDSLAEVRSYKKEMKAAAKASK from the coding sequence ATGAGTCCCAAACGTGCCGCCGCACAGCTGCGCCTGGCGCTGCAGCCGGAGGCGGATGCTCTGCTGTCGAAGGATCCGTTGGCGCTGCTGATCGGCATGTTGCTCGATCAGCAGGTGCCGATGGAGAAGGCGTTCGTCGGGCCGTACGTGTTGACCCAGCGGATGGGGAAGGTGACCGCGCGGGGGATCGTCGAGGCCGGTGAGGACCGGCTGGTCGAGCTGTTCGTGGAAAAGCCGGCCATCCACCGTTTTCCGGCCGCGATGGCGCGCCGCGTGGTGGCGCTGGCCGAGCAGCTGGTGGCCGACTACGACGGCGAGGCGGCGAACGTCTGGAAAGGTGTCGACACCGGCGCCGAGCTGCTCGCGCGGGTCAGGAAGCTGCCCGGCTTCGGCGACGCGAAAGCGCGGATTTTCGTTGCGTTGCTGGGCAAGCAGCTCGGCGTACAGCCGAAGGGCTGGCGCGAGGCGGCCGGTGACTATGGCGTCGAGGGGGCGATGAAGTCGGTCGCGGACATCGTGGACGACGACAGCCTGGCCGAGGTCAGGTCATACAAGAAGGAGATGAAGGCGGCGGCGAAGGCGAGCAAGTGA
- a CDS encoding FAD-dependent oxidoreductase — protein sequence MPRQRFHVMIIGAGTGGMCLAHGLRRAGVSVAVYERDRTRSDFLQGFRVGINPDGVRALHECLPPELFATFLATCAAPMRRGNLYTEQLAELCSLSFPLDRGDLDSERSVSRVTLRQVLLTGAEDFVHFGKKFHHYQKNPDGTVTAYFEDGTSATADILVAADGTRSRVRQQYLPHARLEDADVAGGGGKVPLTDEVRRLLPPHMLQGMSLIFAPKGYFFIMHVMEFRWDRDGVVKPGTDAELLRNWPGLLFDNTRDHVSWGLAAPLDALPADLGEVTGVAAIEMAKRMTAGWSPTLHRLFELSDPGACAISNRSQATSAPVPQWDTTNVTLLGDAIHTMTPGRGVGANTALRDARLLCRNLAKASHGEWPVLTAIHDYETKMIDYGFTAVRDSLRNHGKDNPLQKPVVGGLMLAAVRGGARLVNALPPVKRKLVDNLLKSRGAGRED from the coding sequence ATGCCACGACAGCGTTTCCACGTCATGATCATCGGTGCCGGCACCGGCGGGATGTGCCTCGCGCACGGCCTGCGCCGCGCCGGCGTCAGCGTCGCCGTCTACGAGCGCGACCGTACGCGTTCGGACTTCCTGCAGGGATTCCGCGTCGGGATCAACCCCGACGGCGTACGCGCGTTGCACGAATGCCTGCCGCCGGAGCTGTTCGCCACCTTCCTGGCGACCTGTGCCGCGCCGATGCGCCGCGGCAATCTCTACACCGAGCAGCTGGCCGAGCTGTGTTCGCTGAGTTTTCCGCTGGACCGCGGCGATCTGGACAGCGAGCGGTCAGTGAGCAGAGTGACGCTGCGCCAGGTTTTGCTGACCGGCGCGGAGGATTTCGTGCATTTCGGCAAGAAGTTTCACCATTACCAGAAAAACCCCGACGGCACGGTCACCGCGTATTTCGAGGACGGCACGTCGGCCACCGCCGACATCCTGGTCGCAGCGGACGGCACGCGGTCGCGCGTACGACAGCAATATCTGCCGCACGCGCGCCTGGAGGATGCCGATGTGGCCGGTGGTGGTGGAAAAGTGCCGCTGACCGATGAGGTGCGCAGGCTGCTGCCGCCGCACATGCTGCAGGGAATGTCGTTGATTTTCGCGCCGAAAGGCTATTTCTTCATCATGCACGTGATGGAGTTTCGGTGGGATCGCGACGGTGTGGTGAAACCCGGCACCGACGCGGAGCTGTTGCGCAACTGGCCGGGACTGTTGTTCGACAACACGCGCGACCACGTGAGCTGGGGACTAGCCGCGCCGTTGGACGCGCTGCCAGCCGATCTCGGTGAGGTGACCGGCGTCGCGGCGATCGAGATGGCGAAGCGGATGACCGCCGGCTGGTCGCCGACGCTGCACCGGCTGTTCGAGCTCAGCGATCCGGGCGCCTGCGCCATCAGCAACCGGAGCCAGGCCACTTCCGCGCCGGTGCCGCAGTGGGACACCACCAACGTCACGCTGCTCGGCGACGCGATCCACACCATGACGCCGGGCCGTGGTGTCGGCGCCAACACGGCTCTGCGGGACGCGCGCCTGTTGTGCCGCAACCTGGCGAAGGCCAGCCACGGCGAGTGGCCGGTGCTGACGGCGATCCACGACTACGAGACGAAGATGATCGACTACGGCTTCACTGCCGTACGCGACTCGTTGCGCAATCATGGCAAGGACAACCCGCTGCAGAAGCCGGTCGTCGGCGGCCTGATGCTGGCCGCCGTACGCGGCGGTGCGCGGCTGGTCAACGCGCTGCCGCCAGTCAAGCGCAAGCTGGTCGACAACCTGCTCAAGTCGCGTGGCGCCGGTCGGGAGGACTGA
- a CDS encoding PadR family transcriptional regulator, with the protein MKRSLLALAALGVLVERPMHPYEMAAALRSQGKEGGLQLKGGSLYAVVQTLEKHGYVAATGTSRQGNRPERTVYAITDAGRAELTGWLTDLLVAPAREYPRFEAALSLVAIIAPETVQTLLSRRLAELDTVITAERSQLAAAALPRVLLLDNEYRIALLVAEADWLRAVLADLADGTFHELAGWQEFHHTGQVPAGLATPTEEDTP; encoded by the coding sequence GTGAAACGAAGCCTGTTGGCGCTGGCGGCGCTCGGAGTGCTGGTCGAGCGGCCGATGCATCCGTACGAGATGGCCGCCGCGCTGCGCAGCCAGGGCAAGGAAGGCGGCCTGCAGCTGAAAGGCGGCTCGCTCTACGCCGTCGTGCAGACGCTGGAAAAGCACGGCTACGTCGCGGCCACCGGCACCAGCCGGCAGGGCAATCGGCCGGAGCGCACGGTGTACGCGATCACCGACGCCGGCCGCGCCGAGCTGACTGGCTGGCTGACCGACCTGCTGGTAGCGCCGGCGCGGGAATATCCGCGGTTCGAGGCGGCGCTGTCGCTGGTCGCCATCATCGCGCCGGAGACCGTGCAGACGTTGCTGAGCCGTCGTCTCGCCGAGCTCGACACCGTGATCACCGCCGAGCGCTCGCAGCTCGCGGCGGCCGCGTTACCGCGTGTTTTGTTGTTGGACAACGAATACCGGATCGCGCTGCTGGTGGCCGAAGCCGACTGGCTGCGCGCGGTGCTGGCCGATCTGGCGGATGGGACTTTCCACGAGCTGGCCGGCTGGCAGGAGTTTCACCACACCGGCCAGGTCCCGGCCGGGCTCGCCACCCCGACCGAGGAGGACACACCGTAA
- a CDS encoding DUF7059 domain-containing protein, whose amino-acid sequence MDPLFSSDVIGKLREAVEKAGYTVDGVNAALGPQAAAALGRGDLLPARRATSGGSPLETLINLFVCGGVLSTPAVQAAIEPLRVDQALSVGLLEPARGGLRAAIDLRPYGDDDGDWWVVSDLGTDVRPGPLAADHVLGIGGAALTLASATVRQEVGSALDIGIGCGIQALHLARHSRKITGTDINPRALAMAATTAALNGLHWELLEGDLAEPVTGRRFDLVVSNPPFVIGTGEATHVYRDSGRSADGVVAEMLGAATGLLTDGGWLQLLGNWLHVAGQEWTERVGGWLPERCDAWVVQREVLDPAEYVAMWLRDAGEDATRADRWLDWFAEHDVEGVGFGLVTVRASNVDSPSQVLEDLRQQTDHPLGIQVREFFGRLSAVRGGLLDLHLVADPSVRLTQEAVRGADGWEVEEQLLTGGGLRAAHAVDPLVVALVGGCDGTLSLRDQLTMLAQAHDTDPATLHAAAELVVGPLVRHGLLRPL is encoded by the coding sequence GTGGATCCGCTGTTCAGTAGTGATGTCATCGGCAAGCTGCGCGAGGCCGTGGAGAAGGCCGGCTACACCGTCGACGGGGTCAACGCCGCGCTCGGACCGCAGGCGGCCGCGGCGCTCGGACGCGGCGACCTGCTCCCGGCGCGGCGCGCGACCAGTGGCGGCTCGCCGCTGGAGACGCTGATCAACCTCTTCGTGTGTGGCGGTGTGCTGTCGACGCCGGCCGTACAAGCCGCGATCGAGCCGCTGCGCGTCGACCAGGCGCTGTCGGTCGGGCTGTTGGAGCCGGCACGCGGTGGGCTGCGCGCGGCGATCGACCTCCGGCCGTACGGCGATGACGACGGCGACTGGTGGGTCGTGTCCGACCTCGGCACGGACGTACGTCCCGGTCCGCTGGCCGCCGACCACGTGCTCGGCATCGGCGGTGCCGCGCTCACGCTCGCGAGCGCGACCGTCCGGCAGGAGGTCGGCAGCGCGCTCGACATCGGCATCGGCTGCGGCATCCAGGCACTGCATTTGGCCAGGCACAGCAGGAAGATCACCGGCACCGACATCAATCCGCGGGCGCTCGCGATGGCCGCGACCACGGCCGCGCTGAACGGCCTGCACTGGGAGCTGCTGGAGGGCGATCTCGCCGAGCCGGTGACCGGCCGGCGCTTCGACCTGGTCGTGTCCAATCCGCCGTTCGTGATCGGCACGGGCGAGGCGACGCATGTCTATCGCGACTCCGGCCGGTCAGCCGACGGCGTGGTGGCCGAGATGCTCGGCGCCGCGACCGGCCTGCTGACCGACGGCGGATGGCTGCAGCTGCTCGGAAACTGGCTGCACGTCGCCGGCCAGGAGTGGACCGAGCGGGTCGGCGGCTGGCTGCCGGAACGCTGCGACGCGTGGGTCGTACAACGCGAGGTGCTGGACCCGGCCGAATACGTGGCGATGTGGCTGCGCGACGCCGGCGAGGACGCGACGCGTGCGGACCGTTGGCTCGACTGGTTTGCCGAGCACGACGTGGAAGGCGTCGGCTTCGGATTGGTGACCGTACGAGCGTCCAATGTGGACTCGCCGAGCCAGGTGCTGGAAGACCTGCGCCAGCAGACCGACCATCCACTCGGCATCCAGGTGCGCGAGTTTTTCGGCCGGCTCTCGGCCGTACGCGGTGGTCTGCTCGACCTGCATCTTGTGGCCGACCCGTCGGTGCGGCTGACGCAGGAGGCAGTACGTGGTGCCGATGGCTGGGAGGTCGAGGAGCAGCTGCTGACTGGCGGTGGGCTGCGCGCGGCCCATGCCGTCGATCCTCTGGTGGTGGCGCTGGTCGGTGGCTGCGACGGCACGTTGTCGCTGCGCGACCAGCTGACCATGCTGGCGCAGGCGCATGACACCGATCCGGCGACGCTGCATGCCGCCGCCGAGCTCGTCGTCGGTCCGCTCGTACGGCATGGATTGCTGAGGCCACTGTGA
- the dtd gene encoding D-aminoacyl-tRNA deacylase — translation MKAVVQTVTRASVTVDDEVVGKIGAGLLVLVGVTHADTPATAAAMARKIHQLRILGDEQSAADLDAEILVVSQFTLYADTRKGRRPSWQAAASGPVAEPLVDAVVAALRELGARVETGRFGAHMLVESVNDGPQTILLDLA, via the coding sequence GTGAAAGCCGTCGTACAGACCGTCACCCGCGCGTCGGTCACCGTCGACGACGAGGTCGTCGGCAAGATCGGCGCCGGCCTGCTCGTACTCGTCGGCGTCACGCACGCCGACACGCCGGCCACCGCGGCGGCCATGGCACGCAAGATCCACCAGCTGCGGATCCTCGGCGACGAGCAGTCGGCCGCCGATCTCGACGCGGAGATCCTGGTGGTCAGCCAGTTCACGCTGTACGCGGACACCCGCAAGGGCCGCCGCCCGTCGTGGCAGGCGGCCGCATCGGGACCGGTCGCCGAGCCACTGGTCGACGCCGTCGTCGCCGCGCTGCGCGAGCTCGGCGCGCGGGTGGAGACCGGCCGGTTCGGCGCCCACATGCTGGTGGAGTCGGTCAACGACGGACCGCAGACGATCCTGCTCGACCTCGCCTGA
- a CDS encoding M56 family metallopeptidase encodes MIAPAIFLGMLAVVLVLPAAHWLASARWTVREPRAALVLWQALGLSSGLAAVGAVLMLGLSPLGSTVAEAASAWLAAIARGDLTAGLGPVHLLLVCLAVVLFSRLVGVLLLSLWRTARTRRRHREVVDLVGTPYERDRSATVLDHPHAAAYCLPGVRGRVVLTQGVMHLLDDAELDAVLAHEHAHLSERHDLVVLPFAAWTAALPWLPPVRAAGGAVGRLVEMVADDRACFGCERHVLAAALARLGSAARGSAPAGALGVAEAAVLDRVHRLLAPPRRTPWRRRTAYLAAAGMVALAMILPWVSLPL; translated from the coding sequence GTGATCGCGCCGGCGATCTTTCTCGGCATGCTGGCCGTCGTGCTGGTTCTGCCAGCCGCGCACTGGCTGGCCTCGGCCAGGTGGACGGTCCGCGAGCCGCGCGCCGCGCTCGTGCTCTGGCAGGCGCTCGGCCTGTCCTCCGGTCTGGCCGCGGTCGGCGCCGTGCTGATGCTCGGCCTGTCTCCGCTCGGCTCGACCGTCGCGGAGGCCGCCTCGGCGTGGCTGGCCGCGATCGCTCGCGGTGACCTGACCGCCGGCCTTGGTCCGGTGCACCTGCTGTTGGTCTGCCTCGCCGTCGTGCTGTTCTCCCGGCTGGTCGGTGTGTTGCTGCTGTCGCTGTGGCGTACGGCCCGCACGCGCCGGCGGCACCGTGAGGTCGTCGACCTGGTCGGCACGCCGTACGAGCGGGACCGGTCGGCGACGGTGCTCGACCATCCGCACGCGGCGGCCTACTGCCTGCCCGGCGTACGCGGCCGGGTCGTGCTCACCCAGGGCGTGATGCACCTGCTCGATGACGCGGAGCTGGACGCCGTGTTGGCGCACGAGCACGCGCACCTGTCCGAGCGGCACGACCTGGTGGTGCTGCCGTTCGCCGCGTGGACCGCCGCGTTGCCCTGGCTGCCGCCGGTCCGCGCCGCCGGCGGCGCGGTCGGCCGGCTGGTCGAGATGGTCGCCGACGACCGCGCGTGCTTCGGCTGCGAGCGGCACGTACTCGCCGCCGCGCTGGCTCGGCTCGGCTCGGCGGCGCGCGGCTCGGCCCCGGCCGGCGCTCTCGGCGTCGCGGAGGCCGCCGTGCTGGATCGCGTACACCGCCTGCTGGCCCCGCCGCGGCGCACGCCGTGGCGTCGCCGTACGGCGTATCTGGCGGCGGCCGGGATGGTCGCGCTGGCCATGATCCTGCCCTGGGTCTCCCTGCCGCTGTAG
- a CDS encoding BlaI/MecI/CopY family transcriptional regulator — translation MLRLGELERAVMDVLWSASGPVTARVVSDALSDRELALTTVLTVLSRLEAKGYVARTRDGRAHHYAATATREEHVAGLMHEVLDTAGESADNRSAVLVRFVGQVSREEAEALQTALAEALDRREASPE, via the coding sequence ATGCTGCGCCTTGGTGAGCTCGAACGCGCGGTGATGGATGTGCTGTGGTCGGCCTCCGGCCCGGTCACGGCGCGCGTCGTCTCGGACGCGCTGTCCGACCGCGAGCTGGCACTGACCACGGTGTTGACCGTGTTGTCACGGCTGGAGGCCAAGGGTTATGTTGCGCGTACGCGTGACGGTCGGGCGCACCACTACGCCGCCACCGCGACCCGTGAGGAGCACGTCGCGGGCCTGATGCACGAGGTGTTGGACACCGCGGGAGAATCCGCGGACAACCGGTCGGCGGTGCTGGTCCGGTTTGTCGGACAGGTCAGCCGGGAGGAGGCCGAGGCTTTGCAGACCGCGCTCGCCGAGGCACTCGACCGCCGAGAGGCATCACCAGAGTGA
- the sigB gene encoding RNA polymerase sigma factor SigB — translation MALQLVETWQDAEATVSTDLVRTYLNGIGKTKLLTAAEEVELSKAIEAGLYAEERLDQGRDSDPQLVADLRTIVGEGAAAKARLLEANLRLVVSIAKRYTGRGMALLDLIQEGNLGLIRAVEKFDYTKGFKFSTYATWWIRQAITRAMADQSRTIRLPVHLVEQVNRLVRARRELSVELGRDASIEEIAAKLEVEPARVVELLGYDREPVSLDQTVGDDGETLLGDFIADSDPYLPGDGMAYGLLKNEVRSVLESLTQRERDVVVLRFGLGDGRTRTLEEIGREFGLSRERIRQIEKSCMSKLRDPSRCDRLRAFAS, via the coding sequence GTGGCACTCCAGTTGGTGGAAACCTGGCAGGACGCCGAGGCGACCGTCTCGACGGACCTGGTGCGCACATATCTGAACGGCATCGGCAAGACCAAGCTGCTCACCGCGGCCGAGGAAGTCGAGCTCTCCAAGGCCATCGAGGCGGGTCTGTACGCCGAGGAACGACTCGACCAGGGACGCGACAGCGACCCGCAGCTGGTCGCCGACCTGCGGACCATCGTCGGCGAAGGCGCGGCGGCCAAGGCCCGGCTGCTGGAGGCCAACCTTCGGCTCGTGGTGAGCATCGCCAAGCGCTACACCGGTCGCGGCATGGCGCTGCTGGACCTGATCCAGGAAGGCAACCTCGGCCTGATCCGCGCGGTGGAGAAGTTCGACTACACCAAGGGCTTCAAGTTCTCCACGTACGCCACCTGGTGGATCCGCCAGGCGATCACCCGGGCGATGGCCGACCAGTCGCGCACCATCCGGCTGCCGGTCCACCTGGTGGAGCAGGTCAACCGGCTGGTACGGGCCCGCCGCGAGCTGTCCGTCGAGCTCGGCCGGGACGCCAGCATCGAGGAGATCGCGGCCAAGCTCGAGGTGGAGCCGGCGCGGGTCGTCGAGCTGCTCGGCTATGACCGCGAGCCGGTCAGCCTGGACCAGACCGTCGGCGACGACGGCGAGACGCTGCTCGGCGACTTCATCGCCGACAGCGACCCCTACCTGCCTGGCGACGGCATGGCCTACGGCCTGCTGAAGAACGAGGTGCGCAGCGTCCTGGAGTCGCTGACGCAGCGCGAGCGCGACGTGGTGGTGCTGCGCTTCGGTCTCGGCGACGGACGCACTCGTACGCTGGAGGAGATCGGCCGCGAGTTCGGCCTGTCCCGCGAGCGGATCCGGCAGATCGAGAAGTCGTGCATGAGCAAGCTGCGCGACCCGTCCCGCTGCGACCGGCTGCGGGCCTTCGCCAGCTAG
- a CDS encoding NAD-dependent epimerase/dehydratase family protein, which translates to MRILVLGGTAFVGRAIVEEALRNGDEVTIFGRGRTGTELFPGVERRIGDRDTDDYASLENDGWDAVVDVSGYVTRHVDRAMEVLGDRVGRYLFVSSHAVYQREGIGPDNDEDTPRRVPVRDPELLTEDTYGPAKVACEDDIVARYGDRATIVRPCKVAGPHDESRSFPHWVREAARGGRVELPGDPDQPSQIVDVRDVAVLVRKLLADGRPGAYNAAGPADPVTLAGLIQVCAEVAGTTVEIVPVAERPGPPYFPLVRPKSMWSTQQRSMVKARAAGLPATPLAVTAKDVLASLA; encoded by the coding sequence ATGCGGATTCTGGTGCTGGGTGGGACGGCGTTCGTCGGGCGAGCGATCGTCGAGGAGGCGTTGCGCAACGGCGACGAGGTCACGATCTTCGGCCGGGGAAGGACCGGCACCGAGCTTTTCCCCGGCGTGGAGCGCAGGATCGGCGACCGTGACACGGATGACTACGCGTCATTGGAAAACGACGGCTGGGACGCGGTCGTCGATGTCAGCGGATACGTCACGCGGCACGTGGACAGGGCGATGGAGGTGCTCGGCGACCGCGTCGGCCGCTATCTATTCGTCTCCAGCCACGCGGTTTACCAGCGCGAGGGGATCGGACCGGACAACGACGAGGACACGCCGCGGCGCGTGCCGGTCCGCGATCCGGAGCTGCTGACCGAGGACACCTACGGTCCGGCGAAGGTCGCCTGTGAGGACGACATCGTTGCCAGATATGGCGATCGCGCCACCATAGTGCGTCCGTGCAAGGTCGCCGGCCCGCACGACGAGTCGCGTTCGTTTCCGCACTGGGTCCGGGAGGCGGCCCGTGGCGGCCGGGTGGAGCTGCCCGGTGACCCCGACCAGCCGTCCCAGATCGTCGATGTGCGCGATGTGGCCGTGCTCGTACGGAAACTGTTGGCCGACGGCCGGCCCGGCGCGTACAACGCGGCCGGACCCGCGGATCCGGTGACGCTGGCCGGTCTCATCCAGGTCTGCGCCGAGGTCGCCGGCACGACCGTCGAGATCGTGCCGGTGGCGGAACGGCCAGGTCCGCCGTACTTCCCGCTCGTACGGCCGAAGTCGATGTGGTCGACTCAGCAGCGGTCGATGGTCAAAGCGCGCGCGGCCGGCCTGCCCGCCACGCCGCTCGCCGTCACCGCCAAGGACGTGCTCGCGTCGCTGGCGTAA
- a CDS encoding RidA family protein — translation MQQHHVRPDGMPPVNGYSHAVAYDGRTVVISGQVPLDAGGNLVGADDPEAQIEQVFGNIRKAVEAAGGTMADIVKITVFLTDLADLPVFRAVRDRHVSLDNPPASSLVRVAGLVDPRFRVEVEAIAAL, via the coding sequence ATGCAGCAGCATCACGTACGTCCCGACGGCATGCCGCCGGTCAACGGATACAGCCACGCCGTCGCGTACGACGGCCGGACGGTGGTGATCTCCGGCCAGGTGCCGTTGGACGCCGGCGGAAACCTGGTCGGCGCCGACGACCCCGAGGCGCAGATCGAGCAGGTTTTCGGCAATATCAGGAAAGCCGTGGAGGCCGCCGGCGGCACGATGGCCGACATCGTGAAGATCACCGTGTTCCTGACCGACCTCGCCGATCTCCCGGTGTTCCGGGCCGTACGCGACCGGCACGTCTCGCTGGACAATCCCCCGGCCAGCTCGCTGGTGCGAGTCGCCGGCCTGGTCGACCCGCGGTTTCGCGTCGAGGTCGAGGCGATCGCCGCGCTGTGA